Proteins from one Leptolyngbyaceae cyanobacterium genomic window:
- a CDS encoding RNA-binding protein: protein MSIYVGNLSYDVTEADLTSVFTEYGSVTRVQLPTDRETGRMRGFGFVEMGADAEETAAIEALDGAEWMGRDLKVNKAKPREDRRSSYGGGGGRRNNSFSRGY from the coding sequence ATGTCTATCTATGTAGGCAATCTTTCCTATGACGTTACAGAAGCCGATCTAACTTCTGTGTTTACAGAATATGGCTCGGTAACGCGAGTTCAGCTTCCCACCGATCGCGAAACCGGTCGTATGCGTGGCTTTGGTTTCGTTGAAATGGGTGCTGATGCTGAAGAAACGGCTGCCATTGAAGCACTTGACGGTGCAGAGTGGATGGGTCGTGATTTGAAAGTCAACAAAGCAAAGCCTCGTGAAGATCGCCGTAGCTCATATGGTGGTGGTGGTGGTCGTAGAAATAATAGTTTCTCTCGTGGCTACTAA